Within Desulfobacter sp., the genomic segment ATGAGCCGTAAAAAACAGATCATCCCCGATCTGGAAAAGGTATTCGGCTAATTTCACAGCAGAATAGCTAAAGCCAAATAATCCGGGCCCTGGGAATGAAAATTCCCAGGGCCCGTTTTTTTTGGTCCATACTCCGCCCCGCGTTATGGACGAAAATCAGGAGGGGTTGAAAACCGTCTGCAGCTTCTGGGAGAGCATGGCCACGTCAAAGGGCTTGTAGATATAATCGTCGCAGCCGTTGGCAATCATCTGCCGGATTTCCTCTTCCTTTGAATAGCCCGAACAGACCAGCACCCGGATATCTGGATTGATCTTGCGAATCTTTTCATAGGTTTCAAATCCGTTCATCTCCGGCATGACCATGTCCAGAATAATCAGGTCAATGGCCGGATCATTACGGACAATAGAGACGGCCTGGGCACCGCGTTCGGCAACCACCACATCATAGCCAAGGGTTTCCAGCATTTCCGAACAGACATCAATGACGCCCTTTTCGTCATCCACCAGCAGGACCCGGCCCTTGCCGACCACAAGCTTTCCTTCCCGTATCCGGGGCCTTGAAATGGCATCTTTTTTATCCCGGGTGTCATTGGCCGGCAGGTAGAACATGAACACACTGCCCTGCCCCGGCCTGGACTCCACCCTGAAAGCCCCTTTATGGCTTTTGATGATTCCGTAAGCCGTGGCCAGTCCCAGCCCCGTCCCTTTCCCCCGTTCTTTTGTCGTAAAAAAAGGATCGAAAATCCTGGCCATGGTGACCTTATCCATGCCCGTCCCCGTGTCGGCAACGCTGACCTTGACATAGGCACCGGGCCGGTGGATCCCCATTTCATGGATGCGCTCCTCCTCAATGACCACATTTTCCGTGGAAATGGTAATCCTTCCGCCGTTGGGCATGGCCTGCCAGGCATTGACAAAAAGGTTCATCAGCACCTGCTTCAGCTGTCCTTCATCCACCTTGGTGCTCCACAGCTTTTTTTCCAGGCACTGGTTGATAATAATATCCTTCTTGGTCCGGCCGAACATCTTTGCGGACATCTTGAGCAGGTAATTCAGGTTCAGGCTGCAGGTCTCATGGCAACTCTTCTGGGAAAAGCCGAGCAACTGCCGGGCCATCTCAGCACCGCTGTGTACATATTCATCGATACAGGACAACCGCTTGAACACATCGGAGGTCTGGTCAAACCCGGCCTTGACCAGCGAGGTATACCCCTGGATGCCCATGAGAATATTATTAAAATCATGGGCAATGCCGCCGGCCAGGGTGCCGATGGCTTCCATTTTCTGGGCCTGGCGGAGCTGGGCCTCCAGGCGCAGCCGCTCGGTCACATCACGGCCCACGGCGTATATCCCTCTTGGGGTACGCCCGGGATCTTCTCCGGGCAGGGTAATGGCGGACGCCTTCAGTTCCATGAACGCAAATGCCGAATACGGATCAAACTGGGCCCCCCTGGCATTGGCCTTTTTTAATCTCAGATTCATTTCCGCACTGCCAGAATGCCCCCTCCCCGGCAGGTTGGACAATTCATTCACCCGTGTCCGGTCATCCTCATGGAGCAGGTCTTCAAAGGGCATGCCCATCAATGCGGTCTTGGGAAATCCCAATACCCGTTCAAACTGCTGGTTGACAAAAGAAAAGCAGCGGTTTTCATCCAGGGTGAAAATCAGGTCCGGGGAATTGTTGACCATATACTGGTATTGTTTTTCAGATGCCTCCAGGCGGGCGGCATAGGCCTTTTTCTCGGCGAGAAGGGTTTTCTGGGTAATACCGTTTTTCACGGTTTTTACCAGGTCGGCATATTCAAAGGGTTTTTTCAGGTAATCCCAGGCCCCCAGCTTCAGGGCCCTGACAGCGGATTCAACGGAGGCAAATCCTGTCATGATGATGACCAGGACCTCGTCGTCCAGGCCGAAGATATGCTCCATCACCTCGTATCCGTTCATACCTGGCATGGATATATCCAGCAGCACCAGATCGAACCGCTGCTTCTGGAACAGAGCAACGGCCTCATCCCCGTTATGGGCACCGGTAACCTCAAGCCCCTCACGGGCCAGGCACCTGGCTATATTATCAACGATGCGTTCTTCGTCATCAACGACAAGAATCTGTTCTGATCTCATAATCAACTAGTGCGTCCCTGTGCGCTGTACCCCTGTTCCAAATCAGCTGCCTGGTTGTTAATGGCGCTCTAAAGAAGATTCTCCTCCAGATGGCTCTCCCGAATCAAAGGGTTTGTTTTTACTTTTTTTCATAGCAGACCAGACCGCAACGCAGGCACCTGTTGGCCTCCTCCCGGGCTTCAGGCTCCGAAAAACCGGAGAAGAATCCGTCTTCCTTGCTGGCGGCCTGGGCCTTTTCAAGGAGGGTCCTTGGCGAGGGCATCACCTGGTCAAGGGTCCTGACATCCTGAACCACGGATTTCTCTGCAATCATCCGCTCCGGCTCCTGCAGTTCAATGCCGTACATGAGATGGTGCATCAGGGTTGCGGCCTTCCTGCCGCCGTTAATGGCCGCCACCGCCGAAGTGTACTCGGAAATAACGTCCTGGCTTGACAGCAGTCCCTTCTCACGGTTGGAATCGGGCTTTTTCTGAAGTTCAACCCCTTCCCAAACCAGCGGCTTCTCAATGCCGTCATTTGTTTCACCGGTCTGGTTCTCTTCATTATCTGCATCTTCACCATCATCCCTGACCGGCACAAACGCCAGTTCAGGGAAACGTCCCGACCCTATAACAAGAGTCTCAGTATCAATAACATGTTTCACACCTGTGTCAAGCTCTATATACTCAATGGCGGTTAAATCGCCCTCAATGCCGGTGAGCTTTGTGATTCCGGTGTTATAAAGGATGACGGCACCGGCCTTGGCCAGGGCGTCAATCCCCACCTTGTCAAAGGAAGAGTCTTCGGGTGCCTTGCGTGATATTACGGTTATTTTTTCGGCCCCGCCGGCCTTAAGTATCTCAACGGCATCGGGGAGGCGGATGCCGCCGCCGGCAATCACCACATTCTTTTTGCAGGGGATCTTTATGCCCTGCTCCTTCCTGCTCCGGAGCAGGTCAATGAGCAGATAGGCGCTGGGGATTACATTGGCTGCAGTCCCGACATCGTTATTGGCCAGTCTGGAATCCCATCCGCCGGTTGCCGTGAATACCGCGTCATGTCCCTGTCGCAGCAGGTCCGGAATCGTAAAATCCACCCCTGCCTTCTGGTTGGTCTTTATCTCCACCCCCAGATCGGCTATGCCCTGGATGTCCCAGTCAAGAATATCCATGGAGAGCCGCTCCCGGGAAATGGCTTTTCTCAATATACCGCCCAGTTCGGAGGTGCCTTCATACACCGTAGAATGGTGTCCCAGGCGGGTGGAAAAATATCCGGCGGCCAGGCCTTCAACGCCACCGCCGATCACGGCAATCTTCTTGTCCGTCGCCGGGGCGCAATAGGGCTGGATCCGATGGTCCAGGCCCCTCTCATAATCACAGACGAACCGTTTGAGGTGATTTATGGCCACGGATTCATCCTGGATCAGCCGCCTGCAGTCAAACTCGCACAAAGCGGGACAAATCCGTGAGATCACCGTGGGAAAAGGCATCCGCTCCTTGATGACCTGGAGGGACCCGGTGTAGTCCCCTTCCCGGATCAGGCGGACATACTCTTTGATATCAAGGCCAGAGGGACAGGCCCGCTGGCAGGGGGTGGTGCATTCGTCCCGGGTATATTCGCGCATGATTCTCCGGGAGACCGATGTCAGCCGGATGATATTCTTGGGGCAGATATTTTCACAGGCTCCGCAGCCCGTGCATTTTTCCTGGTCCACCACGGGCAGGTGGTCCTCGCCGATGGAAAGGGCGCCGAATTTACAGGCCGTCACACAGGTCCCCAGCCCCAGGCAGCCCACCCGGCAAACCTTCATTCCGCCCAAGAGCATGGATGCGGCACGGCAGTCCTGCACACCTTTATATATATAGTTCAGATCGGCATCTTCATTGCCGTAGTGGCATCCGGGTTTAGCAAATTCAGGCTCTTTGTCGGAAAGGGTCACCCCCATGATCTCCGCAATGGCAATGGCCACATCCTCGCCGGCTGCCACGCAGGAATTCACATCCTGCTCGCCATTGGCGATGGCCTCGGCATTGGCCGTGCAGCCTGGGTATCCGCATCCGCCGCAATTCGCCCCGGGCAGTGCATCGTCAATGGCAACTACTTTGGGGTCTTCATACACGTAAAATTTCTTTGATGCGATCAACAGAGCCGTACCGATCACAACACCCAAACCACCCATCATCATAATTGCTTGAAACATTGCATATCCTCATGGTGTCTGTTTTGTCCTACCGGTTCATCACCCAAAATAATCCATCCCTGTATAGTCTCAAGGGTACTGAAATGTCAACTGTATCCGAAAAATTATTTAGAGCTTACTAACCTTCACATTGACAATGCGGTCCTTATAATGTAGGTAGAATTCCATAAGTTCAGGGTCAGTACGTGAGATTATAAAACAGACTATGGGGACAGCCTATGGATACGCATATTATAACGCTCAACGAGAACCAACTTGAATTCACCCCCGGCGAAACCATTCTTGATATCGCCGCCCGGAACAACATTGACATTCCAACCCTTTGCCACCTTAAACACACCCGTCCCACCAACACCTGCAGCATCTGTGTGGTGGAGATCCAGGGGGAAAAGGATCTGGTTGAATCCTGTGTTACCAAGGCAAAATCCGGCATGGTCATCCAGTCGGAATCCCCCAGGGTGGTTGCGGCCAGGAAGGAAATCATCTCCGCCATGCTGGCCACGGGCAACCACAACTGCGCCATCCGGATCATGGACAGCATGGACTGGACCAACTTTCAGATGGATGTACTGGAGGCCGACGGCAAGGAGACACTCTGCCCCGTATGGGGAGACTGCGAACTCCAGGACCTGGCCTATCGGTACCAGGTTAAAACCCGCCATCTCCCCCAGATGGCCGTCAGCTACGAAACCGAACGGGCAAACCCCTTTATCATCAGGGATTTTTCCCGCTGCATCCTCTGCGGCCGCTGTATCAAGGCCTGCAGAGAAATCCAGGTGAACAACGCCATTGAGTTCGGCTACCACGGGGAAGAGATGAAGGTCATTGCCGGCGACGACGCCCATCTTAAGGATTCGGACTGCGTCTTCTGCGGTGAATGTATCCAGGCCTGCCCTGTGGGCGCCCTGGTTCCGGACCGGGAATTCAGGGATGACCGGTTCAAACCCACCAAAGTCGTCAGAACCACCTGTTCCTTCTGCGGCGTGGGATGCCAGATGGATGCATTTGTCCAGGACAATAAAATTGTAAAAATCGACGGCGCCGCCCCGGATCTGCCCCCCAACAACGGCAGCCTCTGCGTCAAGGGACGCTTTGGCTACGATTTCGTCTCTTCACCGGACCGGCTGACCACCCCCCTGATCAAAAAAGGCGGTATCCAGGTGCCGGCGACCTGGGATGAAGCCCTGGAAGTGGTGGCCGCCAGATTCTCCCAGATACAAAAAGAGCAGGGCCCCGATACCATGGGGGTGCTGACATCGGCCAGGATCACCAATGAAGACAATTACGTTGCCATGAAATTTACCCGGGGGGTGTTGAAAACCAACAACATCGACCATTGCGCCCGATTGTGACACAGCTCCACCGTAGCCGGTCTGGCTGCAGCATTCGGAAGCGGCGCAATGACAAACACCATTGCCGACATTGAAGAGTCCGACGTGATCCTGGTCACGGGCTCCAATACCACGGAAAACCACCCCGTCCTCTCGACCTTTATAAAACGGGCGGTACTCAAGGGTAAAAAACTCTATCTCATTGATCCCAGGCGGGTTACCCTGGCCGATCACGCCGCCAAATGGCTGCGGCCCAACCCCGGCACAGACATCGCCTGGATCAACGGCCTGATGAACGTCATCGTCACAGAAGGCCTGCAGGACCAGAAATTCATTGATGAACGGTGTGAAAACTTTGAAGAGGCCCTTGCCGTCATCAAAAAATATACCCCGGAACATGTCCAGGAACTGACGGGCATCCCGGCCAACGACCTCAGGGAAGTGGCCAGGGCCTTTGCCAAGGCAGGCGCAGCCTCCATCTGCTATTGCATGGGCATTACCCAGCACACCTGCGGCACGGACAACGTAAAGAGCCTTGCCAACCTCTCAATGCTCTGCGGCCACCTGGGCAAACCCGGCGGCGGCGTCAACCCCCTGCGCGGACAAAACAACGTCCAGGGAGCCTGCGACATGGGCGGCCTGCCCAACGTGTTCACAGCCTACCAGCCTGTCACCAGCGATGATGCCAGGTCAAATTACGAAGGGGCATGGCAGGTCTCGGCCATGTCTCCCACGCCTGGCCTGGTGGCCACTGAAATGTTCAACAAGGCCTACAGCGGCGAATTGAAGTCCCTGTTCATCATCGGAGAGAATCCCATGGTTTCCGACCCGGATCTCAACCATGCCAAAAAAGCCCTGGGCAATCTGGAATTCCTGGTGGTCCAGGATATTTTCCAGACTGAAACCACGGCCCTGGCCGATGTGGTCCTGCCCGCCTTCTGTTTTGCAGAAAAAAACGGCACCTTTACCAATTCGGAACGCCGGGTCCAGCGGGTACGACGGGCAGTGGACGCGCCGTCAGGCGCCAAGCAGGACTGGGAAATCATCTGTGAAATATCCAAGCGCATGGGGTACGACATGGCCTATGAAAACAGCGAGGCTATTTTCAAGGAAATTGCTGCGGTGACCCCATCCTACCGGGGCATCACCTGGAAGCGCATCGATAAGGCCGGCATCCACTGGCCCTGTCCGGATGAATCCCATCCCGGTACGCCCATCCTCCACACGGCCCAGTTCACCAGGGGCCGGGGCCATTTCCATGCCATTGAGCATGTGCCCCCGGCAGAGCTGCCCGACAAGAGATATCCCTTTGTCCTGACCACCGGCCGGGTGCTCTACCATTACCATACCGGCACCATGACCATGCGCACCAACGGCCTGAATATGCTGGCGCCGGAATGCTTTGTGGAAATTTCAGGCGGGGATGCACAAAAGCTGGGTATCGACAACGGACAGATGGTCAATGTATGCTCAAGGCGGGGACGGATAAAGGCCAAATTGAAAGTTTCCCAGAAAGCGGTGGACGGCACCATTTTCATTCCCTTCCACTTTGCCAAGGCAGCCGCCAACAAGCTGACCAATGCCGAGCTGGACCCCACGGCCAAAATCCCGGAGTTCAAGGTCTGCGCCATTAACATAGAGGCGGCAAAGGCCTGACCCACATTCTGACATAAACACAAAAAAACGGGCTGTTGATTAACAACAGCCCGTTTCATTTCTGGACAATAGGGGAGGACCGGGTTGACACCGAACAACCACCTGCCCTATTGTATATAAGATATTGTTTTAAAAACAGTCTCATCCAATCAGGAGAGCCCATGGCCTTAATCCGCATTTTTATTTTTGCCCTGGCGGCCTATACCGGGGCTTTTATCGTAAGAATCGGAGCCCTGTTCACCCATTTCTCCCGAATTGGCACGCTTTTAGTTATGATTGTTCTGCTTCCGGGAGTCTGGGTTTGTTGTTACGCCCAAACACCTGGTACAACAAAGCTTAAAATCTATACTGAAAACATGCCCCCATACAATTATGAGCATCCGTCAACGAGAAATGCCCAGGGATTTACAGTCGACGTACTCAAGGGGATGCTGAAACGAACCGGTATTGCCCCTGAAAATGGCCTCATCCTCGTTCTGCCCTGGGCAAGGGGATACCGATTGGTGCAAAAACAAAAAAATGCCATGCTCTTTTCAATGACGAAATCAAAGGAACGAATTCCCCTGTTTAAGTGGGTGGGTCCGGTTGCAAAGAGAGAAATCTGGCTATGGAAAAATAAAACCAGGCTGGATATTGCGGTGAAATCAATCGAAGATGCAAAATTATATTCTGTTGGCGGTGTTTATGATTTTGCCTCAAGCCAATGGCTCAGACAGCAGGGGTTCAGGGTCGAAATGACAACGAGCATCGAACAGAACTGGCGGAAATTATTTCTTAACCGCATTGATATGGTCTCGGCCCTGGAATTAGAGGCTGCTTTTAACATGAAGAAACTGGGAAAACCTTTTGGTGTATTGAAACGGTTGATCAGAATCGACAGCCGGTATGACTACTATTTTGCCCTTAACAAAGAGACCGATGATGAGATTGTGATAAAGCTGCAAAAGGCACTGAATGATATGAAATCCGACGGCACCTATGAATCATTAAAACTGAACTATATGGATGAAACTGAAACCATTAAGCCCGAATGCACTCCAACCTGGGAAATAATACGATGAAAAGAAAAAATGTTTTGATCACCGGATGCTCTTCAGGCATCGGCCGCGCCCTGGCACTGGCACTTCACCACAGAGGCTGCGAGGTTGTGGCAACGGCCAGAAACCTTGAATCGCTTTCCAATTTCAAGGCCATGGGCATCTCTGTCCACCGCCTTGACGTGACAAAAGAAGATCAGTGCTGCCGGGTTGTTGAGAAGGTGGAACAGGAAGGCAAGCCCATAGATATACTGGTTAACAACGCAGGATACGGCC encodes:
- a CDS encoding RnfABCDGE type electron transport complex subunit B produces the protein MFQAIMMMGGLGVVIGTALLIASKKFYVYEDPKVVAIDDALPGANCGGCGYPGCTANAEAIANGEQDVNSCVAAGEDVAIAIAEIMGVTLSDKEPEFAKPGCHYGNEDADLNYIYKGVQDCRAASMLLGGMKVCRVGCLGLGTCVTACKFGALSIGEDHLPVVDQEKCTGCGACENICPKNIIRLTSVSRRIMREYTRDECTTPCQRACPSGLDIKEYVRLIREGDYTGSLQVIKERMPFPTVISRICPALCEFDCRRLIQDESVAINHLKRFVCDYERGLDHRIQPYCAPATDKKIAVIGGGVEGLAAGYFSTRLGHHSTVYEGTSELGGILRKAISRERLSMDILDWDIQGIADLGVEIKTNQKAGVDFTIPDLLRQGHDAVFTATGGWDSRLANNDVGTAANVIPSAYLLIDLLRSRKEQGIKIPCKKNVVIAGGGIRLPDAVEILKAGGAEKITVISRKAPEDSSFDKVGIDALAKAGAVILYNTGITKLTGIEGDLTAIEYIELDTGVKHVIDTETLVIGSGRFPELAFVPVRDDGEDADNEENQTGETNDGIEKPLVWEGVELQKKPDSNREKGLLSSQDVISEYTSAVAAINGGRKAATLMHHLMYGIELQEPERMIAEKSVVQDVRTLDQVMPSPRTLLEKAQAASKEDGFFSGFSEPEAREEANRCLRCGLVCYEKK
- a CDS encoding response regulator, which codes for MRSEQILVVDDEERIVDNIARCLAREGLEVTGAHNGDEAVALFQKQRFDLVLLDISMPGMNGYEVMEHIFGLDDEVLVIIMTGFASVESAVRALKLGAWDYLKKPFEYADLVKTVKNGITQKTLLAEKKAYAARLEASEKQYQYMVNNSPDLIFTLDENRCFSFVNQQFERVLGFPKTALMGMPFEDLLHEDDRTRVNELSNLPGRGHSGSAEMNLRLKKANARGAQFDPYSAFAFMELKASAITLPGEDPGRTPRGIYAVGRDVTERLRLEAQLRQAQKMEAIGTLAGGIAHDFNNILMGIQGYTSLVKAGFDQTSDVFKRLSCIDEYVHSGAEMARQLLGFSQKSCHETCSLNLNYLLKMSAKMFGRTKKDIIINQCLEKKLWSTKVDEGQLKQVLMNLFVNAWQAMPNGGRITISTENVVIEEERIHEMGIHRPGAYVKVSVADTGTGMDKVTMARIFDPFFTTKERGKGTGLGLATAYGIIKSHKGAFRVESRPGQGSVFMFYLPANDTRDKKDAISRPRIREGKLVVGKGRVLLVDDEKGVIDVCSEMLETLGYDVVVAERGAQAVSIVRNDPAIDLIILDMVMPEMNGFETYEKIRKINPDIRVLVCSGYSKEEEIRQMIANGCDDYIYKPFDVAMLSQKLQTVFNPS
- the fdhF gene encoding formate dehydrogenase subunit alpha gives rise to the protein MDTHIITLNENQLEFTPGETILDIAARNNIDIPTLCHLKHTRPTNTCSICVVEIQGEKDLVESCVTKAKSGMVIQSESPRVVAARKEIISAMLATGNHNCAIRIMDSMDWTNFQMDVLEADGKETLCPVWGDCELQDLAYRYQVKTRHLPQMAVSYETERANPFIIRDFSRCILCGRCIKACREIQVNNAIEFGYHGEEMKVIAGDDAHLKDSDCVFCGECIQACPVGALVPDREFRDDRFKPTKVVRTTCSFCGVGCQMDAFVQDNKIVKIDGAAPDLPPNNGSLCVKGRFGYDFVSSPDRLTTPLIKKGGIQVPATWDEALEVVAARFSQIQKEQGPDTMGVLTSARITNEDNYVAMKFTRGVLKTNNIDHCARLUHSSTVAGLAAAFGSGAMTNTIADIEESDVILVTGSNTTENHPVLSTFIKRAVLKGKKLYLIDPRRVTLADHAAKWLRPNPGTDIAWINGLMNVIVTEGLQDQKFIDERCENFEEALAVIKKYTPEHVQELTGIPANDLREVARAFAKAGAASICYCMGITQHTCGTDNVKSLANLSMLCGHLGKPGGGVNPLRGQNNVQGACDMGGLPNVFTAYQPVTSDDARSNYEGAWQVSAMSPTPGLVATEMFNKAYSGELKSLFIIGENPMVSDPDLNHAKKALGNLEFLVVQDIFQTETTALADVVLPAFCFAEKNGTFTNSERRVQRVRRAVDAPSGAKQDWEIICEISKRMGYDMAYENSEAIFKEIAAVTPSYRGITWKRIDKAGIHWPCPDESHPGTPILHTAQFTRGRGHFHAIEHVPPAELPDKRYPFVLTTGRVLYHYHTGTMTMRTNGLNMLAPECFVEISGGDAQKLGIDNGQMVNVCSRRGRIKAKLKVSQKAVDGTIFIPFHFAKAAANKLTNAELDPTAKIPEFKVCAINIEAAKA
- a CDS encoding ABC transporter substrate-binding protein, which produces MALIRIFIFALAAYTGAFIVRIGALFTHFSRIGTLLVMIVLLPGVWVCCYAQTPGTTKLKIYTENMPPYNYEHPSTRNAQGFTVDVLKGMLKRTGIAPENGLILVLPWARGYRLVQKQKNAMLFSMTKSKERIPLFKWVGPVAKREIWLWKNKTRLDIAVKSIEDAKLYSVGGVYDFASSQWLRQQGFRVEMTTSIEQNWRKLFLNRIDMVSALELEAAFNMKKLGKPFGVLKRLIRIDSRYDYYFALNKETDDEIVIKLQKALNDMKSDGTYESLKLNYMDETETIKPECTPTWEIIR